A genome region from Sardina pilchardus chromosome 22, fSarPil1.1, whole genome shotgun sequence includes the following:
- the mrtfba gene encoding myocardin-related transcription factor B isoform X2 — translation MEVRGDSAMLGLLASSPQSEAVTHELEELTLQPNHSLPPLNERKNVLQLRLQQRRTREQLVDQGIMPPLKSPAAFHEQIRSLERARTENFLKHKIRSRPERSELVRMHILQETLAEPSLQATQLKLKRARLADDLNEKLAQRPGPMELVEKNILPVDSSLKEAIIETSSDSLPTIVPPDGQMPYPTTLEFEEDSSDALSPEQPASQESQCSAPSPADVRLPETPSPVATPSPPVPPAAVSDFFKPFASSPPHPPVAPAVPPTPTTPAPTKPAPTLVKQSQPKLPGDKSRSKKSKEAKPRVKKLKYHQYIPPDQKQELHEAPMDSSYARLLQQQQLFLQLQILSQQQQHYNYQAILPAPLKPVVDGQPGSAAVALNSTSSLPASIVVSLPAAAPATPTAAPAKPNSNTSNRKVGTLPANLEEMKVAELKMELKLRGLPVSGTKTDLIERLKPYQDGPAPPTPASAGATLAASTPMEVSMAALSPGQHAPTESMASTPPVSPMPTDPGRDDPAGGPEGQTGGTVNGPARVPEERDRQLHEKERQIEDLLRKLEHEQRLVEALKMQLEVEKRSGVSPSQVEPPPPPPPPLPPPPPSLSLSASDASPRGPVPVPLFAALSPVKTEHHAPANCTLGGQGSPRLVKLEDAHAAQVNSISPAPQVQVQVQPQQLPQFVISHQGMQQVLTQPQAALIAAQHAGTPIVLPVSLPNNAGTIQLPTVTSVKLQPILQATVSPQTPGLIQATVPQLQPPKAESPSALQPGPLSNHNHLVQTLPVCTTAGFQHCLTESRVGPEGPQCFLSTSPDNRLSPRGSPGHNVSNGPLSKSPVQPQPTFILQPTTFASIPKSKEPPAYEDAVKQSRSMQNAALAQVPTATSQQMDDLFDILIESGEITPFSPHEPSAAKLMPVTASVTTLPVNTALSRPPAHVQLAPPPQVLCGDPMPGLAALASDNQLEALLDGALHDAEPRLLDDLHAQLMGDAQQHHHHHHHLSPGTTTAAAGNAHSPMDTSDLGFSESGCGPGPSSSSSSFSLQEAGLDSMEWLDLTMPGPMGTLNPLGMAADFLDTHDLQMPWD, via the exons ATGGAGGTCCGGGGGGACTCTGCCATGCTGGGCCTGCTGGCGTCCAGCCCGCAGAGCGAGGCGGTGACCCACGAGCTGGAGGAGTTGACCCTGCAGCCCAACCACAGCCTGCCTCCCCTCAACGAGCGCAAGAACG tgctcCAGTTGAGGCTCCAGCAGAGACGCACGCGCGAGCAGCTCGTAGACCAGGGCATCATGCCAC CCCTGAAGAGCCCGGCAGCGTTCCACGAGCAGATCCGGAGCCTGGAGCGCGCCAGG ACGGAAAATTTCCTGAAGCACAAGATCCGTAGTCGGCCCGAGAGGTCAGAGCTGGTCCGCATGCACATCCTGCAAG AGACGCTCGCGGAGCCCTCGCTGCAGGCCACGCAGCTGAAGCTGAAGCGGGCGCGACTGGCTGATGACCTGAACGAGAAGCTGGCCCAGCGGCCCGGCCCTATGGAGCTGGTGGAGAAGAACATCCTGCCCGTGGACTCCAGCCTCAAAGAGGCCATCATCG AAACATCCAGTGACAGTCTCCCCACCATCGTTCCTCCAGATGGGCAGATGCCGTACCCAACGACGCTGGAGTTCGAGGAGGACAGCAGCGACGCGCTCTCGCCGGAACAGCCGGCCAGCCAGGAGTCGCAGTGCTCTGCCCCGTCTCCTGCAGACGTCAGGCTGCCAGAGACACCCTCTCCTGTAGCCACA CCGAGTCCCCCGGTCCCCCCAGCGGCCGTGTCCGACTTCTTCAAGCCCTTCGCCAGCAGCCCGCCGCACCCCCCGGTCGCCCCCGCCGTCCCTCCGACGCCCACCACCCCCGCCCCGACCAAGCCCGCGCCCACGCTGGTGAAG caaAGCCAGCCCAAGCTGCCGGGGGACAAGAGCCGCAGCAAGAAGAGCAAGGAGGCCAAGCCGCGCGTCAAGAAGCTCAAGTACCACCAGTACATCCCGCCGGACCAGAAGCAGGAGCTGCACGAGGCGCCCATGGACTCGTCCTACGCCCggctgctccagcagcagcagctcttccTGCAGCTGCAGATCctcagccagcagcagcagcactacaACTACCAGGCCATCCTGCCCGCGCCGCTCAA GCCTGTAGTGGATGGTCAGCCTGGCAGCGCGGCGGTGGCTCTGAACAGCACCAGCAGTCTGCCCGCCTCCATCGTGGTGTCGCTGCCCGCGGCTGCTCCTGCCACGCCCACGGCCGCCCCCGCCAAACCCAACAGCAACACCAGCAACCGCAAGGTGGGCACGCTACCTGCCAACCTGGAGGAGATGAAG GTGGCTGAGCTGAAGATGGAGCTGAAGCTGCGTGGCCTCCCCGTCTCCGGCACCAAGACGGACCTCATCGAGCGGCTCAAGCCGTACCAGGACGGCCCCGCGCCCCCTACCCCCGCCAGCGCCGGTGCCACCCTCGCCGCCAGCACGCCCATGGAGGTCTCCATGGCCGCGTTGTCTCCGGGCCAGCACGCCCCGACGGAGAGCATGGCCTCCACGCCGCCCGTCTCGCCCATGCCCACCGACCCCGGCAGGGACGACCCCGCGGGGGGCCCGGAGGGCCAGACGGGGGGGACGGTCAACGGTCCGGCGCGGGTGCCGGAGGAGCGCGACCGGCAGCTGCACGAGAAGGAGCGGCAGATCGAGGATCTCCTGCGCAAGCTGGAGCACGAGCAGCGGCTGGTGGAGGCGCTCAAGATGCagctggaggtggagaagaggagcggCGTCAGCCCCAGCCAGGTGGAGCCTCCTCCGCCGCCCCCGCCTCCcctgccgcctcctcctccctctctctccctgagcgCCTCCGACGCCAGCCCCCGCGGCCCCGTTCCCGTTCCCCTGTTCGCCGCCCTGTCCCCGGTAAAGACTGAGCACCACGCGCCGGCCAACTGCACGCTGGGCGGTCAGGGCTCCCCGCGCCTGGTCAAGCTGGAGGACGCTCACGCCGCCCAGGTCAACAGCATCTCCCCAGCGCCCCAGGTCCAGGTCCAGGTCCAGCCCCAGCAGCTGCCCCAGTTCGTCATCAGCCACCAGGGCATGCAGCAGGTGCTGACCCAGCCGCAGGCCGCCCTCATTGCCGCCCAGCACGCCGGCACGCCCATCGTGCTGCCCGTCTCGCTGCCCAACAACGCGGGCACCATCCAGCTGCCCACCGTCACCAGTGTCAAACTGCAG CCGATCCTCCAGGCGACGGTGTCCCCCCAGACCCCCGGCCTGATCCAGGCCACCgtgccccagctccagccccccAAGGCAGAGAGCCCCTCGGCCCTCCAGCCCGGGCCGCTCTCCAACCACAACCACTTAGTACAG ACACTGCCTGTGTGCACCACTGCTGGCTTCCAGCACTGCCTCACTGAGAGCCGGGTAGGCCCCGAGGGACCCCAGTGTTTCCTGAGCACCTCCCCAGACAACAGGCTGTCTCCCCGGGGCTCTCCTGGACACAACGTCTCCAACGGCCCTCTGAGCAAG TCCCCAGTCCAGCCCCAGCCCACCTTCATCCTGCAGCCCACCACCTTCGCCAGCATCCCCAAGAGCAAAGAGCCGCCGGCCTACGAGGACGCCGTCAAACAGAGCCGCAGCATGCAGAACGCTGCTCTcgcacag GTTCCCACGGCAACCAGCCAGCAAATGGACGACCTGTTCGACATCCTGATCGAGAGCGGAG AGATCACGCCCTTCAGTCCCCACGAGCCCTCGGCGGCCAAGCTGATGCCCGTCACCGCCAGCGTCACCACGCTGCCCGTCAACACGGCGCTCTCGCGGCCGCCCGCCCACGTGCAGCTGGCGCCGCCGCCGCAGGTGCTGTGCGGCGACCCGATGCCCGGCCTGGCGGCGCTGGCCTCCGACAACCAGCTGGAGGCGCTGCTGGACGGGGCGCTGCACGACGCCGAGCCGCGTCTCCTGGACGACCTCCACGCGCAGCTGATGGGCGACGCccagcaacaccaccaccaccaccaccacctgtcgCCGGGGacgacgacggcggcggcggggaACGCGCACTCGCCCATGGACACGTCGGACCTGGGCTTCA
- the mrtfba gene encoding myocardin-related transcription factor B isoform X3, with product MEVRGDSAMLGLLASSPQSEAVTHELEELTLQPNHSLPPLNERKNVLQLRLQQRRTREQLVDQGIMPPLKSPAAFHEQIRSLERARTENFLKHKIRSRPERSELVRMHILQETLAEPSLQATQLKLKRARLADDLNEKLAQRPGPMELVEKNILPVDSSLKEAIIDGQMPYPTTLEFEEDSSDALSPEQPASQESQCSAPSPADVRLPETPSPVATVRPSPPVPPAAVSDFFKPFASSPPHPPVAPAVPPTPTTPAPTKPAPTLVKQSQPKLPGDKSRSKKSKEAKPRVKKLKYHQYIPPDQKQELHEAPMDSSYARLLQQQQLFLQLQILSQQQQHYNYQAILPAPLKPVVDGQPGSAAVALNSTSSLPASIVVSLPAAAPATPTAAPAKPNSNTSNRKVGTLPANLEEMKVAELKMELKLRGLPVSGTKTDLIERLKPYQDGPAPPTPASAGATLAASTPMEVSMAALSPGQHAPTESMASTPPVSPMPTDPGRDDPAGGPEGQTGGTVNGPARVPEERDRQLHEKERQIEDLLRKLEHEQRLVEALKMQLEVEKRSGVSPSQVEPPPPPPPPLPPPPPSLSLSASDASPRGPVPVPLFAALSPVKTEHHAPANCTLGGQGSPRLVKLEDAHAAQVNSISPAPQVQVQVQPQQLPQFVISHQGMQQVLTQPQAALIAAQHAGTPIVLPVSLPNNAGTIQLPTVTSVKLQPILQATVSPQTPGLIQATVPQLQPPKAESPSALQPGPLSNHNHLVQTLPVCTTAGFQHCLTESRVGPEGPQCFLSTSPDNRLSPRGSPGHNVSNGPLSKSPVQPQPTFILQPTTFASIPKSKEPPAYEDAVKQSRSMQNAALAQVPTATSQQMDDLFDILIESGEITPFSPHEPSAAKLMPVTASVTTLPVNTALSRPPAHVQLAPPPQVLCGDPMPGLAALASDNQLEALLDGALHDAEPRLLDDLHAQLMGDAQQHHHHHHHLSPGTTTAAAGNAHSPMDTSDLGFSESGCGPGPSSSSSSFSLQEAGLDSMEWLDLTMPGPMGTLNPLGMAADFLDTHDLQMPWD from the exons ATGGAGGTCCGGGGGGACTCTGCCATGCTGGGCCTGCTGGCGTCCAGCCCGCAGAGCGAGGCGGTGACCCACGAGCTGGAGGAGTTGACCCTGCAGCCCAACCACAGCCTGCCTCCCCTCAACGAGCGCAAGAACG tgctcCAGTTGAGGCTCCAGCAGAGACGCACGCGCGAGCAGCTCGTAGACCAGGGCATCATGCCAC CCCTGAAGAGCCCGGCAGCGTTCCACGAGCAGATCCGGAGCCTGGAGCGCGCCAGG ACGGAAAATTTCCTGAAGCACAAGATCCGTAGTCGGCCCGAGAGGTCAGAGCTGGTCCGCATGCACATCCTGCAAG AGACGCTCGCGGAGCCCTCGCTGCAGGCCACGCAGCTGAAGCTGAAGCGGGCGCGACTGGCTGATGACCTGAACGAGAAGCTGGCCCAGCGGCCCGGCCCTATGGAGCTGGTGGAGAAGAACATCCTGCCCGTGGACTCCAGCCTCAAAGAGGCCATCATCG ATGGGCAGATGCCGTACCCAACGACGCTGGAGTTCGAGGAGGACAGCAGCGACGCGCTCTCGCCGGAACAGCCGGCCAGCCAGGAGTCGCAGTGCTCTGCCCCGTCTCCTGCAGACGTCAGGCTGCCAGAGACACCCTCTCCTGTAGCCACAGTACGG CCGAGTCCCCCGGTCCCCCCAGCGGCCGTGTCCGACTTCTTCAAGCCCTTCGCCAGCAGCCCGCCGCACCCCCCGGTCGCCCCCGCCGTCCCTCCGACGCCCACCACCCCCGCCCCGACCAAGCCCGCGCCCACGCTGGTGAAG caaAGCCAGCCCAAGCTGCCGGGGGACAAGAGCCGCAGCAAGAAGAGCAAGGAGGCCAAGCCGCGCGTCAAGAAGCTCAAGTACCACCAGTACATCCCGCCGGACCAGAAGCAGGAGCTGCACGAGGCGCCCATGGACTCGTCCTACGCCCggctgctccagcagcagcagctcttccTGCAGCTGCAGATCctcagccagcagcagcagcactacaACTACCAGGCCATCCTGCCCGCGCCGCTCAA GCCTGTAGTGGATGGTCAGCCTGGCAGCGCGGCGGTGGCTCTGAACAGCACCAGCAGTCTGCCCGCCTCCATCGTGGTGTCGCTGCCCGCGGCTGCTCCTGCCACGCCCACGGCCGCCCCCGCCAAACCCAACAGCAACACCAGCAACCGCAAGGTGGGCACGCTACCTGCCAACCTGGAGGAGATGAAG GTGGCTGAGCTGAAGATGGAGCTGAAGCTGCGTGGCCTCCCCGTCTCCGGCACCAAGACGGACCTCATCGAGCGGCTCAAGCCGTACCAGGACGGCCCCGCGCCCCCTACCCCCGCCAGCGCCGGTGCCACCCTCGCCGCCAGCACGCCCATGGAGGTCTCCATGGCCGCGTTGTCTCCGGGCCAGCACGCCCCGACGGAGAGCATGGCCTCCACGCCGCCCGTCTCGCCCATGCCCACCGACCCCGGCAGGGACGACCCCGCGGGGGGCCCGGAGGGCCAGACGGGGGGGACGGTCAACGGTCCGGCGCGGGTGCCGGAGGAGCGCGACCGGCAGCTGCACGAGAAGGAGCGGCAGATCGAGGATCTCCTGCGCAAGCTGGAGCACGAGCAGCGGCTGGTGGAGGCGCTCAAGATGCagctggaggtggagaagaggagcggCGTCAGCCCCAGCCAGGTGGAGCCTCCTCCGCCGCCCCCGCCTCCcctgccgcctcctcctccctctctctccctgagcgCCTCCGACGCCAGCCCCCGCGGCCCCGTTCCCGTTCCCCTGTTCGCCGCCCTGTCCCCGGTAAAGACTGAGCACCACGCGCCGGCCAACTGCACGCTGGGCGGTCAGGGCTCCCCGCGCCTGGTCAAGCTGGAGGACGCTCACGCCGCCCAGGTCAACAGCATCTCCCCAGCGCCCCAGGTCCAGGTCCAGGTCCAGCCCCAGCAGCTGCCCCAGTTCGTCATCAGCCACCAGGGCATGCAGCAGGTGCTGACCCAGCCGCAGGCCGCCCTCATTGCCGCCCAGCACGCCGGCACGCCCATCGTGCTGCCCGTCTCGCTGCCCAACAACGCGGGCACCATCCAGCTGCCCACCGTCACCAGTGTCAAACTGCAG CCGATCCTCCAGGCGACGGTGTCCCCCCAGACCCCCGGCCTGATCCAGGCCACCgtgccccagctccagccccccAAGGCAGAGAGCCCCTCGGCCCTCCAGCCCGGGCCGCTCTCCAACCACAACCACTTAGTACAG ACACTGCCTGTGTGCACCACTGCTGGCTTCCAGCACTGCCTCACTGAGAGCCGGGTAGGCCCCGAGGGACCCCAGTGTTTCCTGAGCACCTCCCCAGACAACAGGCTGTCTCCCCGGGGCTCTCCTGGACACAACGTCTCCAACGGCCCTCTGAGCAAG TCCCCAGTCCAGCCCCAGCCCACCTTCATCCTGCAGCCCACCACCTTCGCCAGCATCCCCAAGAGCAAAGAGCCGCCGGCCTACGAGGACGCCGTCAAACAGAGCCGCAGCATGCAGAACGCTGCTCTcgcacag GTTCCCACGGCAACCAGCCAGCAAATGGACGACCTGTTCGACATCCTGATCGAGAGCGGAG AGATCACGCCCTTCAGTCCCCACGAGCCCTCGGCGGCCAAGCTGATGCCCGTCACCGCCAGCGTCACCACGCTGCCCGTCAACACGGCGCTCTCGCGGCCGCCCGCCCACGTGCAGCTGGCGCCGCCGCCGCAGGTGCTGTGCGGCGACCCGATGCCCGGCCTGGCGGCGCTGGCCTCCGACAACCAGCTGGAGGCGCTGCTGGACGGGGCGCTGCACGACGCCGAGCCGCGTCTCCTGGACGACCTCCACGCGCAGCTGATGGGCGACGCccagcaacaccaccaccaccaccaccacctgtcgCCGGGGacgacgacggcggcggcggggaACGCGCACTCGCCCATGGACACGTCGGACCTGGGCTTCA
- the mrtfba gene encoding myocardin-related transcription factor B isoform X5 yields MEVRGDSAMLGLLASSPQSEAVTHELEELTLQPNHSLPPLNERKNVLQLRLQQRRTREQLVDQGIMPPLKSPAAFHEQIRSLERARTENFLKHKIRSRPERSELVRMHILQETLAEPSLQATQLKLKRARLADDLNEKLAQRPGPMELVEKNILPVDSSLKEAIIETSSDSLPTIVPPDGQMPYPTTLEFEEDSSDALSPEQPASQESQCSAPSPADVRLPETPSPVATVRPSPPVPPAAVSDFFKPFASSPPHPPVAPAVPPTPTTPAPTKPAPTLVKQSQPKLPGDKSRSKKSKEAKPRVKKLKYHQYIPPDQKQELHEAPMDSSYARLLQQQQLFLQLQILSQQQQHYNYQAILPAPLKPVVDGQPGSAAVALNSTSSLPASIVVSLPAAAPATPTAAPAKPNSNTSNRKVGTLPANLEEMKVAELKMELKLRGLPVSGTKTDLIERLKPYQDGPAPPTPASAGATLAASTPMEVSMAALSPGQHAPTESMASTPPVSPMPTDPGRDDPAGGPEGQTGGTVNGPARVPEERDRQLHEKERQIEDLLRKLEHEQRLVEALKMQLEVEKRSGVSPSQVEPPPPPPPPLPPPPPSLSLSASDASPRGPVPVPLFAALSPVKTEHHAPANCTLGGQGSPRLVKLEDAHAAQVNSISPAPQVQVQVQPQQLPQFVISHQGMQQVLTQPQAALIAAQHAGTPIVLPVSLPNNAGTIQLPTVTSVKLQTLPVCTTAGFQHCLTESRVGPEGPQCFLSTSPDNRLSPRGSPGHNVSNGPLSKSPVQPQPTFILQPTTFASIPKSKEPPAYEDAVKQSRSMQNAALAQVPTATSQQMDDLFDILIESGEITPFSPHEPSAAKLMPVTASVTTLPVNTALSRPPAHVQLAPPPQVLCGDPMPGLAALASDNQLEALLDGALHDAEPRLLDDLHAQLMGDAQQHHHHHHHLSPGTTTAAAGNAHSPMDTSDLGFSESGCGPGPSSSSSSFSLQEAGLDSMEWLDLTMPGPMGTLNPLGMAADFLDTHDLQMPWD; encoded by the exons ATGGAGGTCCGGGGGGACTCTGCCATGCTGGGCCTGCTGGCGTCCAGCCCGCAGAGCGAGGCGGTGACCCACGAGCTGGAGGAGTTGACCCTGCAGCCCAACCACAGCCTGCCTCCCCTCAACGAGCGCAAGAACG tgctcCAGTTGAGGCTCCAGCAGAGACGCACGCGCGAGCAGCTCGTAGACCAGGGCATCATGCCAC CCCTGAAGAGCCCGGCAGCGTTCCACGAGCAGATCCGGAGCCTGGAGCGCGCCAGG ACGGAAAATTTCCTGAAGCACAAGATCCGTAGTCGGCCCGAGAGGTCAGAGCTGGTCCGCATGCACATCCTGCAAG AGACGCTCGCGGAGCCCTCGCTGCAGGCCACGCAGCTGAAGCTGAAGCGGGCGCGACTGGCTGATGACCTGAACGAGAAGCTGGCCCAGCGGCCCGGCCCTATGGAGCTGGTGGAGAAGAACATCCTGCCCGTGGACTCCAGCCTCAAAGAGGCCATCATCG AAACATCCAGTGACAGTCTCCCCACCATCGTTCCTCCAGATGGGCAGATGCCGTACCCAACGACGCTGGAGTTCGAGGAGGACAGCAGCGACGCGCTCTCGCCGGAACAGCCGGCCAGCCAGGAGTCGCAGTGCTCTGCCCCGTCTCCTGCAGACGTCAGGCTGCCAGAGACACCCTCTCCTGTAGCCACAGTACGG CCGAGTCCCCCGGTCCCCCCAGCGGCCGTGTCCGACTTCTTCAAGCCCTTCGCCAGCAGCCCGCCGCACCCCCCGGTCGCCCCCGCCGTCCCTCCGACGCCCACCACCCCCGCCCCGACCAAGCCCGCGCCCACGCTGGTGAAG caaAGCCAGCCCAAGCTGCCGGGGGACAAGAGCCGCAGCAAGAAGAGCAAGGAGGCCAAGCCGCGCGTCAAGAAGCTCAAGTACCACCAGTACATCCCGCCGGACCAGAAGCAGGAGCTGCACGAGGCGCCCATGGACTCGTCCTACGCCCggctgctccagcagcagcagctcttccTGCAGCTGCAGATCctcagccagcagcagcagcactacaACTACCAGGCCATCCTGCCCGCGCCGCTCAA GCCTGTAGTGGATGGTCAGCCTGGCAGCGCGGCGGTGGCTCTGAACAGCACCAGCAGTCTGCCCGCCTCCATCGTGGTGTCGCTGCCCGCGGCTGCTCCTGCCACGCCCACGGCCGCCCCCGCCAAACCCAACAGCAACACCAGCAACCGCAAGGTGGGCACGCTACCTGCCAACCTGGAGGAGATGAAG GTGGCTGAGCTGAAGATGGAGCTGAAGCTGCGTGGCCTCCCCGTCTCCGGCACCAAGACGGACCTCATCGAGCGGCTCAAGCCGTACCAGGACGGCCCCGCGCCCCCTACCCCCGCCAGCGCCGGTGCCACCCTCGCCGCCAGCACGCCCATGGAGGTCTCCATGGCCGCGTTGTCTCCGGGCCAGCACGCCCCGACGGAGAGCATGGCCTCCACGCCGCCCGTCTCGCCCATGCCCACCGACCCCGGCAGGGACGACCCCGCGGGGGGCCCGGAGGGCCAGACGGGGGGGACGGTCAACGGTCCGGCGCGGGTGCCGGAGGAGCGCGACCGGCAGCTGCACGAGAAGGAGCGGCAGATCGAGGATCTCCTGCGCAAGCTGGAGCACGAGCAGCGGCTGGTGGAGGCGCTCAAGATGCagctggaggtggagaagaggagcggCGTCAGCCCCAGCCAGGTGGAGCCTCCTCCGCCGCCCCCGCCTCCcctgccgcctcctcctccctctctctccctgagcgCCTCCGACGCCAGCCCCCGCGGCCCCGTTCCCGTTCCCCTGTTCGCCGCCCTGTCCCCGGTAAAGACTGAGCACCACGCGCCGGCCAACTGCACGCTGGGCGGTCAGGGCTCCCCGCGCCTGGTCAAGCTGGAGGACGCTCACGCCGCCCAGGTCAACAGCATCTCCCCAGCGCCCCAGGTCCAGGTCCAGGTCCAGCCCCAGCAGCTGCCCCAGTTCGTCATCAGCCACCAGGGCATGCAGCAGGTGCTGACCCAGCCGCAGGCCGCCCTCATTGCCGCCCAGCACGCCGGCACGCCCATCGTGCTGCCCGTCTCGCTGCCCAACAACGCGGGCACCATCCAGCTGCCCACCGTCACCAGTGTCAAACTGCAG ACACTGCCTGTGTGCACCACTGCTGGCTTCCAGCACTGCCTCACTGAGAGCCGGGTAGGCCCCGAGGGACCCCAGTGTTTCCTGAGCACCTCCCCAGACAACAGGCTGTCTCCCCGGGGCTCTCCTGGACACAACGTCTCCAACGGCCCTCTGAGCAAG TCCCCAGTCCAGCCCCAGCCCACCTTCATCCTGCAGCCCACCACCTTCGCCAGCATCCCCAAGAGCAAAGAGCCGCCGGCCTACGAGGACGCCGTCAAACAGAGCCGCAGCATGCAGAACGCTGCTCTcgcacag GTTCCCACGGCAACCAGCCAGCAAATGGACGACCTGTTCGACATCCTGATCGAGAGCGGAG AGATCACGCCCTTCAGTCCCCACGAGCCCTCGGCGGCCAAGCTGATGCCCGTCACCGCCAGCGTCACCACGCTGCCCGTCAACACGGCGCTCTCGCGGCCGCCCGCCCACGTGCAGCTGGCGCCGCCGCCGCAGGTGCTGTGCGGCGACCCGATGCCCGGCCTGGCGGCGCTGGCCTCCGACAACCAGCTGGAGGCGCTGCTGGACGGGGCGCTGCACGACGCCGAGCCGCGTCTCCTGGACGACCTCCACGCGCAGCTGATGGGCGACGCccagcaacaccaccaccaccaccaccacctgtcgCCGGGGacgacgacggcggcggcggggaACGCGCACTCGCCCATGGACACGTCGGACCTGGGCTTCA